The Candidatus Poribacteria bacterium nucleotide sequence AAATCGCATACCCCTGTCAAACCGTTTTCGACATCAACGCTGAAGTCAATACCAGAAAAGAGGCTGATGCGCTCCTCAAAATGTTCCCGGAGTTCAAAGAGAACGTCGGCGACAATGAGTTCCGATCGGGCTTTCTCGGTTCCGATCGTAGCCGCTAACGGGACTTTTTTCGCCAGTTCCGCTGTGAAATGCGGGCGCGGTGTCACAGGCTCGCTTTCAGAAAAGAGACCGACAGATTCAACTGTTTCTAATTGAAACGTTGACAACACCGCTGCTAACGTAAAGTTACTATAAGCCATTTGTATCCTCCTTTCATCTGTCCGCTCCTTTTACGGGAAAATACCCAGCTGCATATAGGATTGCGCGATTCTATGGATGGCATTGATGAATGCCGCTGTTCGGCAATTCACGTCATCGTTTTTGCTGCTGTGCTGCATGCGGGTCTCACGTAACTCCTGATAGGCTCTTATCATCGTATCCTGAAGCCCGGAGTTCACCAAATCCTCCTCATCGGCACCGTGTATTGACTGACGCTCATCATCCGAGAATTGATAGCCGGTCGCTTTTTCAACGGCGTGAAGCATGGCGTGCTGCGTGCTGTCTTCAAACCGTTTTCCGAGTCGTCCGAGTTGCACATGTGAGAGATTCCGAAGCCACTCGAAATAGGAGACGGTGACACCACCCGCATTGAGATAGGTATCCGGTATAATCATGATCCCGCGTTTTTGAAAAATTTCATCGGCGGCTGGGGTTGTGGGACCGTTCGCGGCTTCAGCGACGATCGCAGCTTTAATCCGGGGCGCGTTCTCCGCTGTGAGTTGATTCTCAAGCGCAGCCGGTACAAGGATATCGCATGCTAACTCTAAGCCGTCATTCGGGTGCTCAATAAGTTGGGTTCCCGGATACCCACGAAGTGACCCCGTTTCTGCCCGATACATGGCGACTTTTTCGACATCAAGTCCTTTCGGATTATAGATACCACCATTGCGCTCAATGAGCCCGATAACGCGTGCATCCATCTCCATTAAAAATTTCGCTGCATGATATCCGACATTTCCAAAGCCTTGGACGACGACGCTTTTTCCGTGTAGACCGGGAGTCAATCCAAGTGGTTTCATATCCTCTTCGATACTACATACCTCTTCCAGTCCATAGACAACCCCGCGCCCGGTAGCTCCTCTCCGCCCGTGAATCCCGTTTTGTTCAATCGGTTTGCCTGTGACGCACGCAATCGCATTCAGCTTATCGGGTGCCATTGTGATATAGGTGTCGAAGATCCACGCCATTTCTGTTTCGCTGGTCCCGAAATCGGGTGCTGGCACGTCTACCCCGGGGCCGATGTAATTTTTCTGGATGAGCTCGTAGGTATAGCGACGGGTAATGCGTTCGAGTTCGCTTTCCGAATACTGGTTCCGATCCAACTGGATACCGCCCTTTGCACCACCGAATGGAACATCAACAATCGCACACTTGTAGGTCATTAACGCCGCAAGCGCGATGATCTCATCTTCGTTGACGAGGGTGCTGTAACGGATGCCACCTTTCGTTGGGAGTTTATGGTGGCTATGCTCGGCGCGCCAACCGTGGATCGTTTGGATAGTCCCGTCGTCGCGTTTTATCGGGAACGTGAAATGACAAGAACTATTACAGATTTTTATCTGTTCCAATAACCCAGGCGGATAGTCGGTGAACTGCGCGGCTTTGTCAAAGTCCGTGTTCACTTTCTGGAAAAACGAGGAATTTTCTGCCATAGTGTTCGACCTTAATGAAGTGATGGGCGAGGCATGAGGACCTCGCCCTACAATATAGAACTACCATCGTGAGACATAAGAACTTCGTCTCATAAAACCTGTTAGACCGTCCACATTAAAAATTATAGGACGATTCATCGCCCGTCGCATTGTGAAAGAAACCACACGCTCCCAAACAGACCTCAATTTTAGACGGGATAGACTCCCATTCTATCGTTGCCGGATAAATTTTTGAAGTCGTGCGTCCGCTTGAACTTCGCCAACGTATATATCGCCGTGCGAATCCAACCAGATGCCGTGTGGGCATGCCATAAATTCACCGGGAACGGTACTGCCGCGTTCACTGCCCCATTGCGAAATAACCTCACCGTCCAATGTCATGATGCTGATACGCTGACCCAATTCAGCGATATAGACAAGATCATCTTCGTCGATATAGATCGTGTCGGGTTGCAATAAGTCTCCCCACTCTTCAATGTATTCCCCATCAAGCGTGAAGAACTGGATACGGTTGTTTTCGCGGTCAGCAACCATGAGTCTATTGCGCGGATCGACTCGGACACAATGCGGTAGGTCAAACTCACCGGGACCTGTACCGGGCTGTCCCCACGATTTAATCAACTCGCCATCGGGTGAGTATTTATGAACGCGAGCGTTCCCATATCCATCGCTGATATACATTTCGCCATCGGGCCCAAGTGCTAAATCTGTCGGTTGGTTGAAAGGCTCTCCCTCTGCCCCGGGTTCGTCCGGTGTGCCGAGCGTCATCAGCAGTTCACCATTCGTAGTGAACTTGCGCATAACGTGTGTATCACGTTCCGTACAGTAGATATTATCATCGGCATCAATGAAAATCCCGTGTGCATCCTTGAGGATGTCGTCGCCCCAAGCGTCGATAAAGTTGCCGTCCCGATCAAAGACAACCATTGGGTGCTCACTCCGACTATAAACATAGACTCGGTCTTGTGAGTCAACAGCGACAGCCGGAATCCATCCGAATTCCCAACCCTCTGGCAGTGACCACCAATCTTCTTGCACAGTATATTGATGTGTTCCTTGTCCAAAAACCATAAATTTTCTCCCTACGCCAAAAAGAATTGCCATCTATTCTAACAAGTTTATCGCGATTTCTCAAGGGAAATTTTCAGTCTTTTTTGACATTTTTTCGGACTAATATTACAATGTCGTAAAAACCTTCCAACAAGGAACATGTCAATATGGAAAACGAACACGGCAAAGAAAGAAAACAGGTGTTGAGAAATTTTATGTGGGCAACGATGTTTCTACTCGTCTTGGGCTTCGCTGCTCTGGGAATCCTGTTTTATATCCTGATTCCTAACCTGCAAATCTCACCTATTTCACCTGGGACAGAGAAACTCCTTTTGTTAGCTGTATCAATACTCCTGCTCATAGCACTTTTCGCTTGGATATTTTGGTATAGACCTGCTGTAAAGCAATATAAGAGAGAATATAAGGAAGAACTGGAAATGTTTGAAAAGTCAAAGATATCGAGATTCCTTAGCGGTCGAGCGTTTAAAGTGCTGCTGTTTCTTATGATTCTCTTAGCGGCTGGAATCGGTTGGTTTTTCGGAGACAGAATTTTCGGTTAAATAGTGATGGGTATGTTTATAGCTTCAATCAACAAGAATCTGATTAAATAGGGAGCGGGTCGTCTCTGTCCACTTCCCGTAATCTTGCAAGAATGCATCTACGGTAGATGCCCCTTCCGTTTCCTCGTATCCGAGTCGGCGTGCCAACTGCGCCAGTTCTGTTCGGTTTTTCGGGAGTGCATCCAACGCGCGGTCGTGGACAATCCGCAACGCATTCTCGACGCGGCGAAGGAACAGGTACGCCTCCGATAATCCGTCACACTGTACTTCTGTCAGCACGCCGATATTCTGCAGTCTCTCAATCGCAAGCGGTGTATTTTGGACACGAACAGAGGGTGCTTCTCCACCGTGTACGAGTTGAAGCGTTTGCACGGCGAATTCGATATCGACGAGTCCGCCGTATCCAGATTTGACATTGGCAATCGGTGTCTGTGTTTTACTGCGTCCTCTGCGTCGCGTGGTAGGTCTGCGCGTGGCTTGCGCCTCCTTCCGTTTCCGTGTATGTACAATCTGCGCGATGTCTTCGGATGTCAGTGAACTGCCATAACAGAAGGTGTGCCCAATGTCCAGAAATCGGTTTCCAACCCCTTGTATGTCTCCAGCGACAACACGCGCCCGCGTTAACGCTTGACGTTCCCAGACCTCCGCGGTGGTATCGTAATAATGCTGATACCCCGCCAAGGGTAATGCAATCGCACCTCCTGCTCCATGTGGACGGAGCCGTAGGTCAATTTCATAGATACCCATCCCGTTTCCAGCAAGCCGATTTACTAACGCCAAACCGACAGCCGAGAAATACTCTACATTCGGCATACCTTTGGTCGTCTCGCCGTCTGCCGAATAGACGTACATCACATCTAAGTCTGAGCTGAAGTTCAGTTCGCGTCCACCAAACTTACCCATCGCAATGATCGCGAATGTCACGGGGGTGCCATCGGGGTCAAGTGGTGTGCCGTGTGCCTCACGCATTTCGGCTTCAATTTCTGGATAAATCGCTTGCAGGACAGCCTCTGCTAAATCGGAGAGTTCTTCAGTCGTCGTCGGGAGTGTCGCATTACCGAGGATATTCCGCAAGGCGATACGCCAAATCTCGTCGTTCTTATAGCGCCGCAACATGGACAACATCCGCGCTTCTGATGCCTCCGCGACAATTTGTAACGCCTCCGCCTGTTTCTCAGCAAGCGTCTTGGAACGTTCTATCAACGTCGGCACCGTCAACAGGTCAAAGAGTTCAGGACTTGCGATAAGCATATCCGAGAGGTAGAGACTTGTACCGCAGACCCGCGTAAGTGCCTCAAGCGTTGAAGGTTTCTCGGCGAACATCGTGTAGTAGCTGCTGCGTGCCCCCACTTTATCTGTAAATGCTGAAAGATAGCGGAGTGCCATGTCCGGGTTCGGAGAATCCCGTAAAACATTTAAAAGCGTCGGCGCAAGTTTGAAGAAGGTACGCCTAACACTCGGTGAGAATTGGATACCATCGCCACCGTTCGCGAGTTGTCTGAGGAGACGCTGTGCCTCCCGCACGTTTTCAAAATGGAACTCGGTTAAGAAGGTCTCTAACTGTTTCGGATCCTCTTCGGAAAGCAGAAGGCTAATATCGAGTCCCTTTTCGGACGCAATCGCCGTTGCGGTAATCTTCTGGAAAATAGCGCGCACACGCTCAGTATGCGTGCGGTAGTCCTTCCGAAATGCTACCAACGCATCCGTCTCCAGTGTGTGTGGGTAACCCACGCGTCGGGCAAGTTCACGTTCTTCAGATGTTTTTTCAGGAATT carries:
- a CDS encoding Glu/Leu/Phe/Val dehydrogenase, which produces MAENSSFFQKVNTDFDKAAQFTDYPPGLLEQIKICNSSCHFTFPIKRDDGTIQTIHGWRAEHSHHKLPTKGGIRYSTLVNEDEIIALAALMTYKCAIVDVPFGGAKGGIQLDRNQYSESELERITRRYTYELIQKNYIGPGVDVPAPDFGTSETEMAWIFDTYITMAPDKLNAIACVTGKPIEQNGIHGRRGATGRGVVYGLEEVCSIEEDMKPLGLTPGLHGKSVVVQGFGNVGYHAAKFLMEMDARVIGLIERNGGIYNPKGLDVEKVAMYRAETGSLRGYPGTQLIEHPNDGLELACDILVPAALENQLTAENAPRIKAAIVAEAANGPTTPAADEIFQKRGIMIIPDTYLNAGGVTVSYFEWLRNLSHVQLGRLGKRFEDSTQHAMLHAVEKATGYQFSDDERQSIHGADEEDLVNSGLQDTMIRAYQELRETRMQHSSKNDDVNCRTAAFINAIHRIAQSYMQLGIFP
- a CDS encoding peptidyl-alpha-hydroxyglycine alpha-amidating lyase family protein produces the protein MVFGQGTHQYTVQEDWWSLPEGWEFGWIPAVAVDSQDRVYVYSRSEHPMVVFDRDGNFIDAWGDDILKDAHGIFIDADDNIYCTERDTHVMRKFTTNGELLMTLGTPDEPGAEGEPFNQPTDLALGPDGEMYISDGYGNARVHKYSPDGELIKSWGQPGTGPGEFDLPHCVRVDPRNRLMVADRENNRIQFFTLDGEYIEEWGDLLQPDTIYIDEDDLVYIAELGQRISIMTLDGEVISQWGSERGSTVPGEFMACPHGIWLDSHGDIYVGEVQADARLQKFIRQR
- a CDS encoding DUF294 nucleotidyltransferase-like domain-containing protein; protein product: MVNYTELSLPQDQKEEIHRILSDAAGSAGAVNNDAIVRSLQELATDDADTQSHFSEIIIPVLEAALNSPNPESALNRFSRFAQVAFNRRWLYQLLRDAPFLMRTIIFGFGASTYLSETLIRNPEYFYDIIDANVMDTAKTSETMYEELARSLSHFDSVDQKLRVLRRYKRRETLRIGLCDLLKTVDVKTTTWELSNLAEAALQHCYEIGRDQIMQPKFGTPLNEDGDAPCRFAIIGMGKLGGYELNFSSDIDLIFVYSDDAKTDTGTDNSEYFSRLCEFIIKAMSEITPEGYVFRVDIRLRPESSAGVIIRSMESYESYYEGWGDLWERQALIKARSVAGDMAFGDEFIRMIQPFVYQRYLDGVTLGEIKADIGRTKVRIEERLVGEGANLEKHVKLGPGGIRDIEFTVQCLQMIHGAKRKSLCSHNTLETIAALKENALLTAEDADALAAAYRFLRSVENGIQVEADQQRYSIPEKTSEERELARRVGYPHTLETDALVAFRKDYRTHTERVRAIFQKITATAIASEKGLDISLLLSEEDPKQLETFLTEFHFENVREAQRLLRQLANGGDGIQFSPSVRRTFFKLAPTLLNVLRDSPNPDMALRYLSAFTDKVGARSSYYTMFAEKPSTLEALTRVCGTSLYLSDMLIASPELFDLLTVPTLIERSKTLAEKQAEALQIVAEASEARMLSMLRRYKNDEIWRIALRNILGNATLPTTTEELSDLAEAVLQAIYPEIEAEMREAHGTPLDPDGTPVTFAIIAMGKFGGRELNFSSDLDVMYVYSADGETTKGMPNVEYFSAVGLALVNRLAGNGMGIYEIDLRLRPHGAGGAIALPLAGYQHYYDTTAEVWERQALTRARVVAGDIQGVGNRFLDIGHTFCYGSSLTSEDIAQIVHTRKRKEAQATRRPTTRRRGRSKTQTPIANVKSGYGGLVDIEFAVQTLQLVHGGEAPSVRVQNTPLAIERLQNIGVLTEVQCDGLSEAYLFLRRVENALRIVHDRALDALPKNRTELAQLARRLGYEETEGASTVDAFLQDYGKWTETTRSLFNQILVD